In one Thioclava sp. ES.031 genomic region, the following are encoded:
- a CDS encoding SDR family NAD(P)-dependent oxidoreductase, with the protein MTRILITGTAGFIGYHLAKLLLDEGYRVHGYDGMTDYYDVALKQRRHAMLLQNPNFSATEGMLEDLETFDAMADEFKPEIIVHLAAQAGVRYSLEQPRAYIDANIVGTFNVMEAARRHEVQHLLMASTSSVYGANEDMPYAETDKADTQLTIYAATKKATESMGHSYAHLWNLPTTMFRFFTVYGPWGRPDMALFKFTDAILNDRPIDIYNHGEMYRDFTYVEDLVRGIRLLIDAVPERPASRDEIAEGDSLSPVAPYRIVNIGNSDKVQLLDFVDALEAELGRPAQRNYMEMQKGDVPATWADASLLQSLTGYRPQTDVREGIAKFVAWFRDYYGK; encoded by the coding sequence ATGACGCGCATCCTGATCACCGGCACCGCAGGCTTCATCGGCTACCATCTGGCGAAGCTGCTGCTCGACGAGGGCTATCGGGTGCATGGCTATGACGGGATGACCGACTATTACGATGTCGCCCTGAAACAGCGCCGCCATGCGATGCTGCTGCAGAACCCGAATTTCTCCGCGACCGAGGGGATGCTCGAAGATCTCGAAACCTTCGACGCGATGGCGGATGAGTTCAAACCCGAGATCATCGTCCATCTCGCAGCGCAGGCGGGCGTGCGCTACAGCCTCGAACAGCCCCGCGCCTATATCGACGCCAATATCGTCGGCACCTTCAACGTGATGGAGGCCGCGCGCCGCCACGAGGTGCAGCACTTGCTGATGGCTTCGACCTCCTCCGTCTACGGCGCGAACGAGGACATGCCCTATGCCGAGACCGACAAGGCCGACACGCAGTTGACGATCTACGCCGCGACAAAGAAGGCGACCGAGTCGATGGGCCATTCCTATGCTCATCTGTGGAACCTGCCGACGACCATGTTCCGCTTCTTCACGGTCTACGGGCCGTGGGGCCGCCCCGACATGGCGCTGTTCAAGTTCACCGATGCGATCCTGAACGACCGCCCGATCGACATCTACAATCACGGCGAGATGTATCGCGACTTCACCTATGTCGAAGACCTCGTGCGTGGCATCCGCCTGCTGATCGACGCGGTGCCCGAGCGCCCCGCGTCGCGCGACGAGATCGCCGAGGGCGACAGCCTCTCGCCCGTGGCCCCCTACCGGATCGTCAATATCGGCAATTCCGACAAGGTGCAGCTTCTGGATTTCGTCGATGCGCTGGAGGCCGAGCTGGGCCGCCCCGCGCAGCGCAATTACATGGAGATGCAGAAAGGCGACGTGCCCGCGACCTGGGCCGATGCCTCGCTACTGCAATCCCTCACCGGATACCGTCCGCAGACCGATGTGCGCGAGGGGATCGCGAAATTCGTGGCGTGGTTCCGCGACTATTACGGGAAATAA
- the rpsK gene encoding 30S ribosomal protein S11, whose amino-acid sequence MAREKVRAKRKERKNIAAGVVHVNSSFNNTKILISDVQGNAISWSSAGTMGFKGSRKSTPYAAQMAAEDAAKKAQEHGLRTVDVEVQGPGSGRESALRALAAVGLTVTSIRDVSPIAHNGCRPPKRRRV is encoded by the coding sequence ATGGCTCGTGAAAAGGTTCGCGCTAAGCGCAAGGAACGCAAGAACATCGCCGCTGGCGTCGTTCATGTGAACTCCTCGTTCAACAACACCAAAATCCTGATTTCTGACGTGCAGGGCAACGCGATCTCGTGGTCGTCCGCTGGCACGATGGGTTTCAAGGGCTCGCGAAAGTCGACCCCCTACGCCGCTCAGATGGCTGCAGAAGATGCGGCCAAAAAGGCTCAGGAACACGGTCTGCGCACCGTGGACGTCGAAGTTCAGGGCCCCGGTTCGGGTCGTGAATCGGCGCTGCGCGCGCTGGCTGCGGTCGGTCTGACCGTCACCTCGATCCGTGACGTGTCCCCGATCGCCCATA
- the rpsM gene encoding 30S ribosomal protein S13, protein MARIAGVNIPTGKRVPIALTYITGIGPHSAKQICEATGVDVTRRVNELSDSEVLAIREHIDANYTVEGDLRREVQMNVKRLMDLGCYRGLRHRRNLPVRGQRTHTNARTRKGPAKPIAGKKK, encoded by the coding sequence TTGGCTCGTATTGCTGGCGTCAACATTCCGACCGGGAAACGCGTCCCGATCGCACTTACCTACATCACCGGGATCGGTCCTCACTCGGCTAAGCAGATCTGCGAAGCTACCGGTGTCGACGTGACCCGTCGCGTCAACGAGCTTTCGGATTCCGAAGTGCTCGCAATCCGCGAACATATCGACGCCAACTACACCGTCGAGGGCGACCTGCGCCGTGAAGTTCAGATGAACGTCAAGCGCCTGATGGATCTCGGCTGCTACCGTGGCCTGCGTCATCGTCGCAACCTGCCCGTGCGCGGTCAGCGCACCCATACGAATGCGCGTACGCGCAAAGGTCCGGCGAAACCCATCGCTGGCAAGAAGAAGTAA
- the secY gene encoding preprotein translocase subunit SecY, with the protein MASAAEQMAANLSWDALGKATELRQRIFFTIGLLIIYRLGTYIPVPGIDAQALREFMQSAGSGLGGVLSMFTGGALGRMGVFALGIMPYISASIIIQLLTALVPALEQMKKEGEQGRKKINQITRYATVALATFQAWGLAVSLEKGDLAHDPGLFFVAAVVITLVGGTMFLMWLGEQITARGIGNGISLIIFVGIVAEIPAALARFLEQGRAGAISTPVILGVILMIAIVITFVVFMERALRKIHIQYPRRQVGMKVYDGGSSHLPIKVNPAGVIPAIFASSLLLLPTTIATFSGQNTGPVMSTILAYFGPGQPLYLLFYVAMIVFFAYFYTANVSFKSDEVADNLKSQGGFVPGIRPGKKTEEYLDYVVSRILVIGSAYLAAVCLLPEILRSQLSIPFYFGGTSVLIVVTVSMDTINQIQSHLLAHQYEGLIERSQLRGRSGKKKKGPRKPPARR; encoded by the coding sequence ATGGCATCTGCTGCAGAGCAAATGGCGGCGAACCTCAGCTGGGACGCCCTGGGCAAAGCCACCGAGCTGCGCCAGCGCATCTTCTTCACCATTGGTTTGCTGATCATCTACCGCCTCGGGACCTATATTCCGGTTCCGGGCATCGACGCGCAGGCACTGCGCGAATTCATGCAAAGCGCGGGCTCTGGCCTCGGCGGCGTGTTGTCGATGTTCACGGGCGGCGCGCTCGGCCGGATGGGCGTCTTCGCGCTCGGCATCATGCCCTACATCTCGGCCTCGATCATCATCCAGCTTCTGACCGCTCTGGTGCCCGCACTCGAGCAGATGAAGAAGGAAGGCGAGCAGGGTCGCAAGAAGATCAACCAGATCACGCGCTATGCGACCGTTGCTCTGGCGACCTTCCAGGCATGGGGTCTGGCCGTCTCGCTCGAAAAGGGCGATCTGGCGCATGATCCGGGCCTGTTCTTCGTCGCTGCCGTGGTCATCACGCTCGTCGGCGGCACCATGTTCCTGATGTGGCTGGGTGAGCAGATCACCGCACGCGGCATCGGCAACGGCATCTCGCTCATCATCTTCGTCGGTATCGTCGCGGAAATCCCGGCGGCTCTGGCGCGCTTCCTCGAGCAGGGCCGCGCCGGTGCGATCTCCACTCCGGTGATCCTCGGGGTGATCCTGATGATCGCGATCGTGATTACCTTCGTGGTCTTCATGGAACGCGCGCTGCGCAAGATCCATATCCAGTATCCGCGCCGTCAGGTGGGGATGAAGGTCTATGACGGCGGCTCCAGCCACCTGCCGATCAAGGTGAACCCGGCGGGCGTCATCCCGGCGATCTTCGCCTCGTCGCTGCTGCTGCTGCCGACCACCATCGCGACCTTCTCGGGCCAGAACACCGGCCCGGTGATGTCGACGATCCTCGCCTATTTCGGGCCGGGTCAGCCGCTCTACCTGCTTTTCTACGTCGCGATGATCGTGTTCTTCGCCTACTTCTACACCGCGAACGTGTCGTTCAAATCGGACGAGGTCGCGGATAACCTGAAGAGCCAAGGCGGCTTCGTGCCCGGCATCCGTCCCGGCAAGAAGACCGAGGAATATCTCGACTACGTCGTCAGCCGCATTCTCGTGATCGGTTCCGCCTATCTCGCCGCAGTCTGCCTTCTGCCCGAGATCCTGCGTTCGCAGCTGTCCATCCCGTTCTACTTCGGCGGCACCTCGGTTCTGATCGTGGTCACCGTGTCGATGGACACCATCAACCAAATTCAGTCGCATCTTCTGGCCCACCAATACGAGGGTCTGATCGAGCGCTCGCAACTTCGCGGCCGTTCGGGCAAGAAGAAGAAGGGGCCGCGCAAGCCGCCCGCGCGCCGCTAA
- a CDS encoding adenylate kinase — MANIILLGPPGAGKGTQARRLVEERGMVQLSTGDMLREAKDSGTEMGNLVADVMAKGQLVTDEIVIGLIEEKLAAGGEGFIFDGFPRTLGQADALGKLLAKMGTKLDAVIEMQVDDEALVARITGRSTCGGCGEVYHDQTKPWPADGKCEKCGSTDVKRRADDNEDSLRTRLMEYYKKTSPLIGYYYHAGDLFTIEGLAEIETVATSIARILDQQE, encoded by the coding sequence ATGGCAAATATCATTCTTCTCGGCCCGCCCGGCGCGGGCAAGGGCACCCAGGCCCGCCGTCTCGTCGAAGAGCGCGGCATGGTCCAACTCTCCACCGGCGACATGCTGCGTGAAGCGAAGGACTCGGGCACCGAGATGGGCAATCTCGTTGCCGATGTCATGGCCAAGGGCCAGCTCGTGACCGACGAGATCGTCATCGGTCTGATCGAGGAAAAGCTCGCCGCGGGTGGCGAGGGCTTCATCTTCGACGGCTTCCCGCGCACGCTGGGACAGGCCGACGCTCTGGGCAAGCTGCTTGCCAAGATGGGCACCAAGCTCGACGCGGTGATCGAGATGCAGGTGGATGACGAAGCGCTCGTCGCCCGCATCACCGGTCGCTCGACCTGCGGCGGCTGCGGCGAGGTCTATCACGACCAGACCAAGCCCTGGCCCGCAGACGGCAAATGCGAAAAGTGCGGCAGCACCGACGTGAAGCGCCGCGCGGATGACAACGAAGACAGCCTGCGCACCCGGTTGATGGAGTATTACAAGAAGACCTCTCCGCTGATCGGCTACTACTACCACGCCGGCGATCTGTTCACGATCGAGGGGCTGGCCGAAATCGAGACCGTGGCGACGTCGATCGCACGAATTCTCGATCAGCAAGAGTAG
- the rplO gene encoding 50S ribosomal protein L15 produces MKLNELRDNDGAAQKKKRVARGPGSGKGKMAGRGIKGQKSRSGVALNGYEGGQMPLYRRLPKRGFTKPNAKKFNVVNLGQIEKFIEAGKLDAKSDITEDALVAAGIVRRKLDGVRVLAKGDIKSKVALKVTGASKSAVEAVEKAGGSVTVAQAAE; encoded by the coding sequence ATGAAACTCAATGAACTGCGCGACAACGACGGCGCGGCCCAGAAGAAAAAACGCGTCGCCCGCGGTCCCGGCTCGGGCAAAGGCAAGATGGCTGGCCGTGGTATCAAAGGTCAGAAGTCGCGTTCGGGTGTGGCCCTGAACGGTTACGAAGGCGGCCAGATGCCGCTCTATCGTCGTCTGCCGAAGCGTGGCTTCACCAAGCCGAACGCGAAGAAGTTCAACGTCGTGAACCTTGGCCAGATCGAGAAATTCATCGAGGCCGGCAAGCTCGACGCGAAGTCGGACATCACCGAAGACGCGCTGGTCGCGGCCGGTATCGTGCGCCGCAAGCTCGATGGCGTGCGTGTTCTCGCCAAGGGCGACATCAAGTCGAAAGTGGCTCTGAAGGTCACCGGCGCTTCGAAATCGGCCGTTGAGGCTGTCGAGAAGGCTGGCGGCTCGGTCACGGTGGCGCAGGCCGCTGAATAA